The Acidobacteriota bacterium genome includes a window with the following:
- a CDS encoding DEAD/DEAH box helicase has product MRAAALRQLGVRRPHDLLLWLPHRYDDHSTRCAVADLESGRAATVEGSFEGLKTIRLRGRRTMVRGRLVDSSGELAVVWFNRPYLARQVDPERRYRLHGEVRRKGRQLELLNPSVIAAADAPEGIVATYGRHGDIAPAVLAGWVEVLLDGSLPADDLPAEVSLRHALVDLPSALRELHRPSGRFSVGELNQRATNAHQRVVYERLWRQQRELRQRRRSRRQQAVALPVQPPVSSELTSLPAFELTTAQALALDEILADLGRPWPMHRLLQGEVGSGKTVVALLALEAVARSGAQAALMAPTELLAEQHWQACDQLLGGRRRVGLLTSSSAQPERLRRDLAEGDLDLVIGTHSLIQESTAFARLALVVIDEEHRFGVEQRRAFPDAVHRLAMTATPIPRSLALGLWGDLELSLLDELPAGRRPVTTAVGSGSDRARFYRHLRQRLEAGEQGFVVLPRVDGRGAAAIAREGAEIAAQFEAFGVSVVHGRLAADERRRRTRAFVGGERRLLVATTVIEVGLDVPRATVMIIEDAERYGLAQLHQLRGRVGRGVGASWCFALAGAATTQPAANRLAEFAECRDGFELSRRDLARRGPGELLGDRQAGLQDLPWELVEEWLPKVHRDLAAWEEGG; this is encoded by the coding sequence GTGCGGGCGGCGGCCCTCCGCCAACTCGGCGTGCGGCGACCGCACGACCTCCTCCTCTGGTTGCCGCACCGCTACGACGACCACAGCACCCGATGTGCCGTCGCCGACCTGGAAAGCGGGCGGGCGGCCACCGTCGAAGGCTCCTTCGAAGGTCTCAAGACCATCCGCCTGCGGGGACGCCGGACGATGGTTCGGGGCCGCCTGGTGGACAGCTCCGGAGAGCTGGCGGTGGTTTGGTTCAACCGCCCCTACCTGGCTCGCCAAGTCGACCCGGAACGCCGCTATCGGCTGCATGGTGAAGTGCGCCGGAAGGGGCGTCAGCTCGAGCTGCTCAATCCCTCCGTCATCGCGGCGGCCGATGCACCGGAGGGCATCGTGGCCACTTATGGCCGCCATGGCGACATCGCCCCGGCGGTGCTGGCGGGGTGGGTCGAAGTCCTGCTGGACGGCAGCTTGCCGGCCGATGACCTGCCGGCCGAGGTCAGCCTGCGGCACGCACTCGTCGACCTTCCCTCGGCTCTGCGCGAGCTGCACCGCCCGAGCGGCCGGTTTTCCGTCGGCGAGCTCAACCAGCGGGCCACCAACGCTCACCAGCGGGTGGTCTACGAACGCCTTTGGCGCCAGCAGCGGGAGCTGCGCCAGCGCCGCCGGAGTCGGCGCCAGCAGGCCGTGGCGCTGCCGGTGCAGCCGCCGGTGAGCAGCGAGCTCACCTCGCTGCCCGCCTTCGAGCTGACCACCGCCCAGGCCCTCGCCCTCGACGAGATCCTCGCCGATCTCGGCCGGCCCTGGCCGATGCATCGCCTGCTGCAGGGCGAAGTCGGAAGCGGCAAGACGGTGGTGGCGCTGCTCGCCCTCGAGGCGGTGGCCCGGAGTGGCGCCCAAGCAGCTTTGATGGCGCCGACGGAGCTGCTCGCGGAACAGCACTGGCAAGCCTGCGACCAACTTCTCGGCGGTCGCCGCCGGGTCGGCCTCCTCACGTCCAGCAGCGCGCAGCCGGAGCGCCTGCGGCGCGACTTGGCGGAGGGCGATCTCGACCTGGTCATCGGGACCCACAGCTTGATCCAGGAATCGACCGCCTTCGCCCGCCTGGCTCTGGTGGTGATCGACGAGGAGCATCGCTTCGGCGTCGAACAACGGCGGGCCTTTCCCGATGCTGTCCACCGGCTGGCGATGACGGCGACGCCGATTCCCCGCTCCCTGGCCCTCGGCCTGTGGGGTGACCTCGAGCTTTCCCTGCTCGACGAGCTGCCGGCCGGCCGACGCCCGGTGACGACGGCGGTGGGCTCGGGCAGCGATCGCGCGCGCTTCTACCGCCATCTGCGGCAGCGCCTGGAGGCCGGCGAGCAGGGCTTCGTGGTGTTGCCGCGGGTCGATGGGCGTGGTGCCGCCGCCATCGCGCGCGAGGGCGCCGAGATCGCCGCCCAGTTCGAGGCCTTCGGAGTTTCCGTGGTTCACGGACGGCTGGCTGCGGACGAGCGCCGCCGGCGGACCCGCGCCTTCGTCGGCGGCGAGCGGCGGTTGCTGGTGGCGACCACCGTCATCGAGGTCGGCCTCGATGTACCGCGGGCGACGGTGATGATCATCGAGGACGCCGAGCGCTACGGCCTGGCGCAGCTGCATCAATTGCGCGGCCGGGTCGGCCGCGGCGTGGGAGCGTCGTGGTGCTTCGCCCTCGCCGGCGCCGCGACGACACAGCCGGCGGCGAACCGCTTGGCCGAGTTCGCCGAATGTCGTGACGGCTTCGAGCTGTCGCGCCGGGACCTCGCCCGACGCGGTCCGGGAGAGCTCCTCGGCGACCGCCAAGCCGGGCTCCAGGACCTGCCGTGGGAGCTGGTCGAGGAGTGGCTGCCGAAGGTGCATCGGGACCTCGCGGCATGGGAGGAGGGAGGGTGA
- a CDS encoding segregation/condensation protein A, translated as MSAAPAVSSLLPESWKVQLPVFEGPLDLLLHLIKINEVEITDIPVARICDQFHEYLRLMEELNLDIAGEYIYEAALLIHLKSKLLLPRSPSSSGEPEEDPREELVQRLLEYQRLKEVAQSLAEVHQVRRGIWTRRPAPLRLVRDPEEDDEIDLGDLSLYDLLGALRTVFDRYERENPPPYKLSGESFSVKAQLQRLIDAIPRGRPYDLLADFRDRSCRAEVVAAFLAVLEMARLNLARLHQTEAGEILIYRTTRELAVEELEGLQE; from the coding sequence ATGAGCGCTGCGCCGGCGGTCAGTAGCCTGCTCCCGGAGTCCTGGAAGGTCCAGCTACCGGTTTTCGAGGGACCCCTCGATCTCCTGCTCCACCTGATCAAGATCAACGAGGTCGAGATCACCGATATCCCGGTGGCCCGCATTTGTGACCAGTTTCACGAGTACCTGCGCCTGATGGAAGAGCTCAATCTCGACATCGCCGGCGAGTACATCTACGAAGCGGCCCTGCTCATCCACCTCAAGTCGAAGCTGCTGCTGCCGCGCTCGCCGAGCTCCTCGGGAGAGCCGGAGGAGGATCCGCGCGAGGAGCTGGTGCAGCGCTTGCTCGAGTACCAGCGCCTCAAGGAGGTCGCCCAGTCCCTCGCCGAGGTGCACCAGGTGCGACGCGGCATCTGGACCCGTCGGCCGGCGCCGTTGCGCTTGGTGCGCGACCCAGAGGAGGACGACGAGATCGACCTCGGAGATCTCTCCCTCTATGACCTGCTGGGCGCCCTCCGGACGGTTTTCGATCGCTACGAGCGCGAGAATCCACCGCCCTACAAGCTGAGCGGAGAGTCGTTTTCGGTCAAGGCGCAGCTCCAGCGCCTGATCGACGCCATCCCGCGCGGCCGCCCCTACGACCTGCTGGCCGACTTCCGCGATCGCTCCTGCCGCGCCGAGGTGGTGGCGGCCTTTCTCGCCGTGCTCGAGATGGCCCGTCTCAATCTGGCGCGGCTGCATCAGACCGAGGCCGGCGAGATCCTGATCTATCGCACCACCCGCGAGCTGGCGGTGGAGGAGCTGGAGGGCCTGCAGGAATGA
- a CDS encoding LD-carboxypeptidase, with the protein MPPRAVSARLPPAVLPGARVGVAALSGPAEAERIDRGLAALRRLGFEPILADNLYRREGLFAGGDDERLDAFHRLAARPDLAAIFFIRGGYGVMRLLDRLDWELLGRHPRAYIGYSDLSPFLLSVVERLGWVTFHGPMVAADLARGLSPTEEASLLDALAGRYPQTLELAVGGSGAIAEGPLLGGCLSMLTALLGTDYFPSLDGSILFWEEIDEPLYRLDRMLTHLRLSGRVECLSAMIVGHVTCRSESAAARWSSRLEGALAEYPWPIAWGLECGHVAPNRTLPLGLMARLEGTAGRLLLGEV; encoded by the coding sequence ATGCCCCCCCGAGCTGTCAGCGCCCGCTTGCCCCCTGCCGTGCTGCCCGGAGCTCGGGTCGGCGTGGCGGCCCTCTCCGGGCCGGCCGAGGCCGAGCGCATCGATCGCGGCCTGGCGGCGCTGCGACGGCTCGGCTTCGAGCCGATATTGGCCGACAATCTCTACCGTCGCGAGGGACTCTTCGCCGGCGGTGACGACGAACGCCTGGACGCCTTTCATCGCTTGGCGGCCCGTCCGGATCTGGCGGCGATCTTCTTCATCCGCGGCGGCTATGGCGTGATGCGCCTGCTCGATCGCCTCGATTGGGAGCTTCTCGGCCGCCACCCCCGCGCCTACATCGGCTACTCCGACCTCTCGCCGTTTCTATTGTCGGTGGTCGAGCGCCTCGGCTGGGTGACCTTCCACGGCCCGATGGTGGCGGCGGATCTGGCCCGCGGCCTGTCGCCGACGGAGGAGGCCTCGCTCCTGGATGCCCTTGCGGGGCGCTATCCCCAGACCCTCGAGCTTGCCGTCGGCGGTTCCGGGGCGATCGCCGAGGGGCCGTTGCTGGGGGGCTGCCTGTCGATGCTGACCGCCTTGTTGGGCACCGATTATTTCCCGTCCTTGGACGGCAGCATCTTGTTTTGGGAAGAGATCGACGAGCCTCTCTATCGCCTCGACCGAATGTTGACCCACCTGCGCCTCTCCGGTAGGGTGGAATGTCTCAGCGCCATGATCGTGGGGCATGTCACCTGCCGGAGCGAATCCGCCGCGGCGCGCTGGAGTTCTCGCCTCGAAGGCGCGCTGGCGGAGTATCCATGGCCGATTGCTTGGGGTCTCGAATGTGGGCACGTCGCCCCGAATCGGACTCTTCCTTTGGGATTGATGGCGCGTCTGGAGGGGACGGCGGGCCGGTTGCTGTTGGGTGAGGTTTGA
- the scpB gene encoding SMC-Scp complex subunit ScpB, translating to MTTRGEMEAALEAVLFVSSEPVPRKRLLALFDEAERDEAEIALATVLERFSGDGGGVMLEEVAGGVRLVTRPELHGWLRKFFEVTGASKLSMAAVETLAIIAYRQPVTGPEIQELRGVSPSGVLKTLLEKRLVRIAGRKEVVGKPFLYCTSREFLVHFGLKSLKDLPPLEDFEDAQMLAIPEEAPADPGLAGGDREETILQAAAELDEQADAPDEPDTDGDERETDEPKAAAGGGAEG from the coding sequence ATGACCACCCGAGGCGAGATGGAGGCAGCCCTCGAAGCGGTGCTGTTCGTGTCCTCCGAGCCGGTGCCCCGAAAACGCCTGCTCGCCCTTTTCGACGAGGCCGAGCGCGACGAGGCGGAGATCGCCTTGGCGACGGTGCTGGAGCGATTCAGCGGCGACGGCGGCGGCGTGATGCTCGAAGAGGTGGCCGGCGGCGTCCGGCTGGTGACTCGGCCGGAGCTGCACGGCTGGCTGCGCAAGTTCTTCGAAGTGACCGGAGCCAGCAAGCTGTCGATGGCGGCCGTCGAGACGCTGGCGATCATCGCCTACCGGCAGCCGGTCACCGGGCCTGAGATCCAGGAGCTGCGCGGGGTGAGCCCTTCCGGCGTGCTCAAGACCCTGCTCGAGAAGCGGCTGGTGCGGATCGCCGGCCGCAAAGAGGTGGTGGGCAAGCCGTTCCTTTACTGCACCAGCCGGGAGTTCCTGGTTCACTTCGGCCTCAAGAGCCTGAAGGACCTGCCGCCCCTCGAGGACTTCGAGGACGCTCAGATGCTGGCGATCCCGGAGGAAGCTCCGGCCGATCCCGGCCTCGCCGGCGGCGATCGCGAGGAGACCATTCTGCAAGCGGCGGCGGAGCTCGACGAGCAGGCCGACGCACCGGATGAGCCGGACACCGACGGCGACGAGCGGGAGACCGACGAGCCGAAAGCGGCCGCCGGCGGGGGAGCGGAGGGATGA
- a CDS encoding cyclic nucleotide-binding domain-containing protein — protein sequence MTKAKFKTTSAKSAPAHYTAEFASDSFIFTEGELGTHMYIIQDGKVEIMQRVAGEDRRVAVLEKGDFFGEMAVLEDLPRNASARTLSDTRLLQIDSSTFDQMLKDNPEIGVRMMRKLSRRLRETDTLLREYLGTSESSPIPEMPSPEAGPAAVSKHEVLRHAESGMEFPLAAGAETMIGRKDPVTGIFPDVDLAPIDTQRSISRRHAKIYRRNDKLYLSEEIGTMNGTFVNQTRLVKGVPAEIKAGDEVRCGVINLQLEVG from the coding sequence ATGACCAAGGCGAAGTTCAAGACCACGAGCGCCAAGTCGGCGCCGGCTCACTACACCGCAGAATTTGCGTCCGATTCGTTCATCTTCACGGAAGGTGAGCTCGGAACGCACATGTACATAATTCAGGACGGCAAAGTCGAAATCATGCAGCGGGTGGCGGGCGAAGATCGCCGCGTCGCGGTGCTCGAGAAGGGCGACTTCTTCGGCGAGATGGCGGTCCTGGAGGATTTGCCGCGCAACGCTTCGGCTCGCACCCTGAGCGACACGCGGCTGCTGCAGATCGACAGCTCGACCTTCGATCAAATGTTGAAGGACAACCCCGAGATCGGGGTTCGCATGATGCGCAAGCTGTCGCGCCGCCTGCGCGAGACGGACACTCTGTTGCGCGAGTACCTCGGTACCTCGGAGTCGAGCCCGATCCCGGAGATGCCGAGCCCAGAGGCCGGGCCGGCGGCGGTTTCCAAGCACGAAGTGCTGCGCCATGCCGAGTCGGGCATGGAGTTCCCCTTGGCGGCCGGGGCCGAGACCATGATCGGACGCAAGGATCCGGTCACCGGAATCTTCCCGGACGTCGATCTGGCGCCGATCGATACCCAGCGCTCGATCAGCCGGCGCCACGCCAAGATCTACCGCCGCAACGACAAGCTCTATCTGTCGGAAGAGATCGGCACCATGAACGGCACCTTCGTCAACCAGACCCGCTTGGTGAAGGGCGTTCCGGCCGAGATCAAGGCCGGCGACGAGGTGCGCTGCGGGGTGATCAATCTCCAGCTCGAAGTCGGCTGA
- a CDS encoding tetratricopeptide repeat protein: MKFEHPTQVAVPIIDAVRLVFQEGKSGLIEVAPDPSSGPSDQNLPKRRLFFVDGELHLPSLNALARKLAPHLPLVDGAEAEAARSEVTSVMERVAKLLASWEGSDYSFFEGNHLLPPDLVGPFPTAFLLMEWSVLGKEFGELVSELGGGSARLKTSEKEIPPGLSPILDPVDRALIERLVNPMELNELVADAEDRSHAVRRLAGLRAIGLIRSEVQTSVAHGTVPVPVEVLNRLSERVGKDLEERPLQLDPSEHRARIRDLLADSGGMTHYELFGLDQDADDGEIHDAYDRLARLVHVRHAETIDLAGREQAFWLLFERATDAYLTLSDPNRRSRYNLRIGASLDPRPTRHVRDGESQELASNYYRQGKAYLAEEDFHFAVELLQQAVQADPKPKYYLTLAEAQEKNPNWLRRAAESYRTAIELGANEADTWNALGRVHEKMGQFEQARLQFRAALKRMPGDPEAEAGLARIAALRPDGEAPTPEGGAKGKGLRGLFGRLRRKSSER; the protein is encoded by the coding sequence ATGAAATTCGAACATCCGACTCAGGTAGCGGTTCCGATCATCGATGCCGTCCGCCTCGTCTTTCAGGAAGGCAAGAGCGGTCTCATCGAAGTGGCTCCGGACCCCTCGTCCGGACCCTCCGACCAAAATCTACCGAAGCGTCGCCTGTTCTTCGTCGATGGCGAGCTTCACTTGCCGAGCCTCAACGCCCTGGCCCGCAAGCTGGCGCCCCATTTGCCGCTGGTCGACGGTGCCGAGGCCGAAGCGGCGCGCTCCGAAGTGACGTCGGTGATGGAGCGGGTCGCCAAGCTGCTGGCGAGCTGGGAGGGATCCGACTACAGCTTCTTCGAGGGCAATCACTTGCTGCCGCCGGATCTGGTCGGCCCCTTTCCGACCGCCTTCTTGCTGATGGAATGGTCGGTTCTGGGCAAGGAGTTCGGCGAGCTGGTCAGCGAGCTCGGCGGCGGCAGCGCGCGCCTCAAGACTTCCGAGAAAGAGATTCCGCCGGGCCTGTCGCCTATCCTCGATCCAGTCGATCGCGCCTTGATCGAGCGCCTGGTCAACCCGATGGAGCTCAACGAGCTGGTGGCAGATGCCGAGGATCGCTCCCACGCGGTGCGGCGCCTCGCTGGCCTGCGCGCCATCGGCCTGATCCGCAGCGAAGTCCAGACGAGCGTCGCCCACGGTACCGTTCCGGTTCCGGTGGAGGTGCTGAATCGCCTGTCGGAACGGGTGGGCAAGGACCTCGAGGAGCGTCCCCTGCAGCTCGATCCCAGCGAGCATCGGGCGCGCATTCGGGACTTGTTGGCCGATTCCGGGGGCATGACCCACTACGAGCTCTTCGGTCTCGATCAGGATGCCGACGACGGCGAGATCCACGACGCCTACGATCGGCTGGCCCGGCTGGTGCACGTGCGCCATGCCGAGACCATCGACCTCGCCGGCCGCGAGCAGGCCTTCTGGCTGCTCTTCGAGCGCGCTACCGATGCTTACCTGACCCTCAGCGATCCCAACCGCAGGAGCCGCTACAACCTGCGCATCGGGGCGTCCCTCGATCCGCGCCCGACCCGTCACGTGCGCGACGGTGAATCGCAGGAGCTGGCCTCCAACTATTACCGCCAGGGCAAGGCGTATCTCGCCGAAGAGGACTTCCACTTCGCCGTCGAGCTGTTGCAGCAGGCGGTCCAGGCGGACCCCAAGCCGAAGTACTACCTGACCCTGGCCGAGGCGCAGGAAAAGAACCCCAATTGGTTGCGGCGGGCGGCGGAGAGCTACCGCACCGCGATCGAGCTCGGGGCGAACGAGGCCGACACTTGGAACGCCCTCGGCCGGGTGCACGAGAAGATGGGCCAGTTTGAGCAGGCGAGACTGCAGTTTCGCGCCGCCCTCAAGCGGATGCCGGGCGATCCCGAGGCCGAGGCCGGCCTGGCGCGCATCGCTGCGCTGCGTCCCGATGGCGAGGCGCCGACGCCCGAGGGAGGCGCCAAGGGCAAGGGCCTGCGAGGGCTCTTCGGGCGCCTGCGCCGCAAGAGCTCGGAGCGCTGA
- a CDS encoding glycosyltransferase family 4 protein, whose protein sequence is MSAERVLLIANTLPPQDVSGVGEQVLQLAAALRQLGHEVEILGRPRASPKVLFPWSVVPATWRVLGRFRPTVVQVHESDGALAVLAVRLFRRLRRRRITLLALQQVSYVRERQAVRPLVDRSAGDRPLGYPGAVERRFRWLKAPIQILFGRWTARSADVVLAPSEVTAEELRQDYGVERVSVVPNVTGGLPVASEEPSGSDRRDDAGELLFVGRLRLRKGVEVLLEALARLRDEGLEGRLLVAGDGEHRGALEACRERLGLEGVEFLGRRSAAQVRGLLERAQALVVPSIYEGMPLVILEAMEASLPVVASRVSGIPEVVVDGETGWVVPAEDSAALATALREVLADFAEGVRRGTAGRRRLEALYRPHHAAQIWLAAVARWRRRHEG, encoded by the coding sequence GTGAGCGCCGAACGCGTTCTGCTGATCGCCAATACCCTTCCGCCGCAGGATGTCTCCGGCGTCGGGGAGCAGGTCTTGCAGCTGGCGGCGGCCCTGCGCCAGCTCGGTCACGAGGTCGAGATCCTGGGGCGCCCGCGGGCGAGCCCGAAGGTGTTGTTCCCGTGGTCCGTCGTACCCGCGACCTGGAGGGTCCTGGGAAGATTCCGGCCAACGGTGGTGCAGGTGCACGAATCGGACGGAGCGCTGGCCGTGCTGGCGGTGCGTCTGTTTCGCCGCCTGCGCCGGCGACGGATCACCCTACTGGCCCTGCAGCAGGTCTCCTACGTCCGGGAGCGGCAGGCGGTCCGTCCGCTGGTGGATCGCTCCGCCGGGGATCGACCTCTGGGCTATCCCGGAGCCGTCGAGCGTCGTTTTCGCTGGCTCAAAGCGCCGATCCAGATTCTCTTCGGTCGCTGGACGGCGCGCTCGGCGGACGTCGTGCTGGCGCCCAGCGAGGTCACCGCCGAGGAGCTGCGCCAGGACTACGGCGTCGAGCGGGTGTCGGTGGTCCCCAACGTCACCGGCGGCCTGCCGGTGGCGAGCGAGGAGCCCTCCGGCTCTGACCGTCGGGACGACGCCGGGGAGCTGCTCTTCGTTGGCCGCCTGCGGCTGCGCAAAGGCGTCGAAGTCTTGCTCGAAGCCCTCGCCCGATTGCGCGATGAAGGCCTCGAAGGCCGCCTTCTGGTGGCCGGTGACGGTGAGCACCGGGGGGCCCTCGAAGCCTGCCGGGAGCGCCTCGGGCTGGAGGGCGTCGAGTTTCTGGGCCGGCGTTCGGCGGCCCAGGTGCGCGGTCTGCTGGAGCGGGCGCAGGCATTGGTCGTGCCCTCCATTTACGAGGGCATGCCGCTGGTGATCCTGGAGGCGATGGAGGCCTCCCTGCCGGTGGTGGCGAGCCGGGTTTCGGGAATCCCCGAGGTGGTGGTCGATGGCGAAACCGGCTGGGTGGTGCCGGCGGAAGATTCGGCGGCCCTGGCGACGGCCCTGCGCGAAGTGCTCGCCGACTTCGCCGAGGGCGTCCGGCGCGGCACCGCCGGCCGGCGCCGTCTCGAGGCTCTCTACCGGCCTCACCACGCAGCGCAGATCTGGCTCGCCGCCGTCGCCCGCTGGCGTCGCCGGCACGAAGGCTGA
- a CDS encoding glycosyltransferase family 2 protein, translated as MPASSAMRRPDAKVAAVLVNWNGADDTLETLDSLSRCGDAMDWLVVDNGSSDDSVARLRARWPDLDILETGENLGFAGGNLAGIRQALEDPDVGFVLLINTDVEVAEGFLRPLVAACTDSQVGAAGPKIFYAEPRDRLWCAGGRLRLRETVTEEWGRGEPDGPRWSRSRDVSYLTTCCLLIPRDVLERVGPLDPVYFINVDDADWCQRAARRGYRLRYVPESVLWHKVAASTAGSYTPFKTFHTGRSNAVFVRRHRGLLARGVFIAWNLVALAAALVREIPRGNGRAVWSKARGLWRGLTEPLPALPQL; from the coding sequence ATGCCCGCCAGTTCCGCGATGCGCCGGCCTGACGCCAAGGTCGCGGCGGTCCTGGTCAACTGGAACGGTGCCGACGATACCCTCGAGACCCTCGACTCCCTCAGCCGTTGTGGTGACGCCATGGACTGGCTGGTGGTCGACAACGGCTCGAGCGACGACTCCGTCGCTCGCCTGCGGGCTCGCTGGCCCGACCTCGACATCCTGGAGACCGGTGAAAATCTGGGCTTCGCCGGCGGCAACCTGGCGGGAATCCGACAGGCCCTAGAGGACCCGGATGTCGGTTTCGTGCTGCTCATCAACACCGATGTCGAGGTCGCCGAAGGCTTCTTGCGGCCCTTGGTGGCGGCCTGCACCGACTCGCAGGTGGGCGCCGCCGGCCCGAAGATCTTCTATGCCGAGCCGCGCGATCGCCTGTGGTGCGCCGGCGGTCGCTTGCGCCTGCGCGAGACGGTGACCGAGGAATGGGGGCGCGGCGAGCCCGACGGGCCGCGCTGGAGCCGGTCGCGAGATGTTTCCTACCTCACCACCTGCTGTCTGCTGATTCCGCGTGACGTTCTGGAGCGGGTCGGTCCCCTCGATCCGGTGTACTTCATCAACGTCGACGACGCCGACTGGTGCCAGCGCGCGGCTCGGCGGGGATACCGCCTGCGCTACGTGCCGGAGAGCGTCCTGTGGCACAAGGTGGCGGCGTCGACGGCCGGCAGCTACACGCCGTTCAAGACCTTCCATACGGGACGCAGCAACGCCGTCTTTGTGCGCCGCCACCGCGGCTTGCTGGCGCGCGGGGTCTTCATCGCCTGGAATCTGGTAGCCCTCGCCGCCGCCCTGGTGCGCGAGATTCCGCGCGGCAACGGCCGCGCCGTGTGGTCCAAAGCACGCGGTCTCTGGCGCGGCTTGACCGAGCCCCTTCCGGCCCTTCCACAGCTTTAG
- the uvrC gene encoding excinuclease ABC subunit UvrC — MSWTDRLPELPDQPGIYIFRAADGAALYVGKAKSLRKRVANYQRPNEARLIAMTREAVDLDYVVTDSESEALLIENNWIKEHRPRFNVLLRDDKTYPYLKLTLADDYPRIAFTRKIRKDGAEYFGPFLPGGLARKAIKLVQKLFQVRVCRIEIDGGLARPCLYHPMHRCLGPCVDGLTTDEAYGEAVEQARLFLAGRNEDLMKRMRREMWQASEDLDFEAAARLRDSLAEIEAIGQRRKLSSVAGEDVDVYGFYRAGNNASLVSLVMRGGQVLDRRELFWEGVGELAAERLLDEVLPQIYDRTTFIPKEIHLPVPIDGEDALTAWLSERKGARVYLRMPARGPKAERVALAMRNARLAHQRRFREGGRDAGAERLREILELADTPRRIEGFDISHFQGGETVASLVVWEEGRILKKDYRSFNIRGDVGNDDYLSMHQAVSRRYRRRLEEVGEMPDLVLIDGGRGQLNAALEALAELGVEETPVASLAKRDEEVFLPGRPEPLRLPRSDVGLKLLQQVRDEAHRFALHRHRRRRSKRTLTSQLEAIPGVGPRRRRALLETFGSLAGVREASREDLQGLLGPNLGDQVHAAVHQSED, encoded by the coding sequence ATGAGCTGGACCGACCGCCTGCCGGAGCTGCCCGACCAGCCGGGCATTTACATCTTTCGTGCCGCCGACGGCGCGGCCCTCTACGTCGGCAAGGCGAAGTCTCTGCGCAAGCGGGTGGCGAACTATCAGCGCCCCAACGAGGCGCGGCTCATCGCCATGACCCGAGAGGCCGTCGACCTCGACTACGTGGTCACCGATTCGGAGTCCGAGGCGCTGCTGATCGAGAACAACTGGATCAAGGAGCATCGGCCGCGCTTCAACGTCCTGCTGCGCGACGACAAGACCTACCCGTACCTCAAGCTGACGCTGGCGGACGACTACCCCCGCATCGCCTTCACCCGCAAGATTCGCAAGGATGGCGCCGAGTACTTCGGCCCCTTCCTGCCGGGAGGTTTGGCGCGCAAGGCGATCAAGCTGGTGCAGAAGCTCTTCCAGGTGCGGGTTTGCCGCATCGAGATCGATGGCGGCCTGGCTCGGCCCTGCCTCTACCACCCGATGCACCGTTGCCTCGGGCCATGCGTCGACGGCCTCACCACGGACGAGGCTTACGGCGAGGCGGTGGAGCAGGCGCGCCTCTTTCTCGCCGGTCGCAACGAAGACCTGATGAAACGCATGCGGCGGGAGATGTGGCAGGCCTCGGAGGATCTCGACTTCGAGGCCGCGGCTCGCCTGCGCGACTCCCTGGCCGAGATCGAAGCCATCGGCCAGCGCCGCAAGCTGTCCTCGGTGGCGGGTGAGGATGTCGACGTCTACGGCTTCTACCGCGCCGGCAACAATGCCTCGCTGGTCAGCCTGGTGATGCGCGGCGGCCAGGTCCTCGATCGTCGTGAGCTGTTCTGGGAGGGGGTCGGGGAGCTGGCGGCGGAGCGCCTTCTCGACGAGGTGCTGCCGCAGATCTACGATCGCACCACCTTCATTCCCAAGGAGATTCACCTGCCGGTGCCGATCGACGGCGAGGACGCCCTGACCGCTTGGCTCAGCGAGCGCAAGGGGGCGCGGGTCTACCTGCGCATGCCGGCCCGCGGGCCCAAGGCCGAGCGCGTCGCCCTCGCCATGCGCAATGCCCGCCTGGCCCACCAGCGGCGCTTCCGCGAGGGGGGCCGCGATGCCGGGGCGGAGCGGCTGCGGGAAATCCTCGAGCTCGCCGACACACCGCGACGCATCGAGGGCTTCGACATCTCCCATTTCCAGGGCGGGGAGACGGTGGCCTCTCTGGTGGTGTGGGAAGAAGGGCGAATCCTGAAGAAGGATTACCGCTCCTTCAACATCCGCGGCGATGTCGGTAACGACGATTACCTGTCGATGCACCAGGCGGTGAGCCGGCGCTATCGGCGGCGTCTCGAAGAGGTCGGGGAGATGCCCGATCTGGTGCTGATCGACGGCGGTCGGGGTCAGCTCAATGCCGCCCTCGAAGCGCTGGCGGAGCTCGGCGTCGAGGAGACGCCGGTGGCCTCTTTGGCGAAACGGGACGAGGAGGTGTTCCTGCCGGGGAGGCCGGAGCCGCTGCGATTGCCGCGCTCCGATGTCGGCCTCAAGCTGCTGCAGCAGGTGCGCGACGAAGCCCATCGCTTCGCCCTCCATCGTCATCGCCGTCGGCGCTCCAAGCGCACCCTGACGAGCCAGCTCGAGGCCATCCCCGGGGTCGGTCCGCGTCGCCGCCGCGCATTGCTCGAGACCTTCGGTTCCCTGGCCGGGGTGCGCGAGGCCTCGCGGGAAGATCTCCAGGGGCTCCTCGGACCCAACCTCGGCGATCAGGTGCATGCCGCGGTTCATCAGTCGGAGGACTGA